Proteins encoded within one genomic window of Psilocybe cubensis strain MGC-MH-2018 chromosome 2, whole genome shotgun sequence:
- a CDS encoding Ubiquitin carboxyl-terminal hydrolase 2, which translates to MSADDETSGWQLTESDPGVFTELLKSLGLPLIVDDLYSLDSDSLAALQPLHALIFLFKWIPTSSDSAAPPRAGTDDPDFAGFFAHQVVNNACATLAVLNALGNIPSLQSGPQLAELLQFTAGMDPQTRGLVITSADWLREMHNALSPPSAFSLDGLGLPRKSEDAYHFVVYLPVMGALYELDGLKPHAIRHGGFNESGEGWLKTARDVIEARINTYPVGALEFSLLALRDDPLPSLQSQLIHYQSAGDQQLVNEILAKISNENGKRERWAFENSLRRHNHVGLVQALLLALAKAGQLTAAEEAAKKAMKERIEQRKARGEDMDED; encoded by the exons ATGTCTGCAGACGACGAAACAAGTGGTTGGCAATTGACTGAATCGGATCCCGGCGTATTCAC AGAATTGCTCAAGTCTCTCGGTCTGCCCCTGATTGTAGACGATCTCTATTCTCTCGATTCAGATTCTTTAGCTGCCCTCCAACCATTGCATGCCTTGATATTTTTGTTCAAATGGATACCGACTTCCTCTGATTCCGCTGCACCCCCACGCGCCGGTACCGATGATCCAGATTTTGCTGGGTTCTTTGCTCATCAAGTCGTCAATAATGCATGTGCAACTCTGGCCGTTCTGAATGCTCTTGGCAATATTCCATCACTGCAAAGTGGCCCTCAACTTGCAGAATTGCTGCAGTTCACAGCCGGCATGGATCCGCAGACGCGCGGTCTCGTAATCACTAGCGCAGACTGGCTTCGAGAAATGCATAACGCGCTTTCTCCACCAAGTGCCTTCTCTCTCGACGGTCTGGGTTTACCCAGGAAATCGGAGGATGCCTACCATTTCGTGGTATATCTACCTGTTATGGGTGCATTATATGAACTCGATGGTTTGAAACCTCACGCCATTAGACATGGGGGGTTCAATGAATCGGGAGAAGGATGGCTAAAAACCGCGAG AGACGTGATCGAAGCACGTATAAATACTTACCCCGTTGGTGCG CTCGAGTTTAGTCTGTTGGCGTTGCGCGATGATCCTTTGCCATCGCTCCAATCTCAGCTGATACATTACCAATCTGCCGGAGACCAACAGCTTGTAAACGAAATTCTGGCCAAAATTTCCAATGAAAATGGCAAACGTGAGAGGTGGGCT tttGAAAATAGCTTACGTCGACATAATCACGTCGGCCTTGTCCAAGCGCTTCTCCTAGCACTCGCAAAAGCAGGTCAACTAACAGCTGCCGAAGAAGCTGCCAAAAAAGCGATGAAGGAGCGGATAGAACAGCGGAAAGCACGAGGCGAAGATATGGACGAAGACTGA
- a CDS encoding Mediator of RNA polymerase II transcription subunit 31 has protein sequence MDITSDSNAAPLDPKAANRARFELELEFVQALANPFYLHSLAQQNILEQPAFINFLQYLLYFKEKDYARFIHYPHALHHLELLQHAQFRSQMKKDEFLREYLHQKQFDHWRTWREPTSVNATNPEGMVPEEPEAETKPAL, from the exons ATGGATATCACTTCGGATAGCAACGCCGCTCCTCTGGATCCCAAGGCTGCGAATCGTGCCCGCTTCGAACTCGAGCTTGAATTCGTCCAGGCTCTGGCAAATCCATTCTATTTGCATTCTTTGGCTCAGCAAAATATACTGGAGCAGCCCGCTTTCATCAACTTCCTTCAGTATCTTCTTTACTTTAAGGAAAAGGACTATGCTAGATTCATACA TTATCCTCATGCTCTTCATCACCTTGAATTATTACAACATGCGCAGTTCAGATCTCAGATGAAAAAAGATGAATTTCTCAGAGAATATTTGCATCAAAAACAATTCGATCATTGGCGCACTTG GCGGGAGCCAACGTCTGTCAATGCTACTAACCCTGAGGGTATGGTGCCGGAAGAACCTGAGGCGGAGACTAAGCCCGCATTATAA
- a CDS encoding putative transporter C22E12.01: MERPHPAENSEQFSSDEPLRYRHSYDDEINENTPGEGVHLASIQEKKRLWWRNAIINTIFIACWFLFATLLSVYNKWMFSPEHLGFPAPLFVTTIHMFIQFALAALLRYFWPKTFKPRHDPTREDYAKKAVPTAVATGLDIGLSNLSLKTITLSFYTMCKSSSLIFVLGFAFLFRLEVFSWRLVAVILLIFSGVVLMVATEAHFVLEGLILVLSASALGGLRWSLTQVLLKSKNMGFDNPAATIFWLAPSMGITLGISSAILEDWSSIFRSKFFEGTIRTLGTLFFLTTPGAIAFCMVLSEFYILQRAGVVPMSIAGIAKEVSTILISAWFFGDKLTLINAIGVAITVCGIGLFTHHKYRKSLDSTVPLDAHGNPIVELDDALLLPDENEGYRPVEESIGLTLTREGNDVDYEGDERSDGLVERPEDNEAEERHPLVAPEFQRDSGYTGETRRGRNDLEQAIQAEDRKGWDG; this comes from the exons ATGGAACGACCTCACCCTGCTGAAAACTCTGAGCAGTTCTCTTCGGACGAACCGCTTAGATACAGACATTCGTATGATGACGAGATAAATGAAAACACGCCTGGTGAAGGTGTTCATTTAGCATCCATACAGGAAAAGAAACGCCTTTGGTGGAGGAATGCCATTATAAATACCATATTTATTGCTTGTTG GTTTCTTTTTGCAACTTTGTTATCCGTGTACAACAAATGGATGTTCTCGCCAGAACACCTTGGATTCCCCGCCCCCCTATTTGTGACGACAATCCATATGTTTATCCAGTTTGCTCTTGCGGCTCTTCTCCGATATTTCTGGCCAAAAACTTTCAAACCCCGGCACGATCCTACTAGGGAAGATTATGC aaaaaaggctGTCCCAACAGCTGTTGCCACTGGCCTGGATATTGGCCTTTCCAACTTATCTCTGAAAACGATAACTCTATCTTTCTATA CCATGTGcaaatcatcatcattaatCTTCGTCCTCGGCTTTGCATTTCTATTCCGTTTAGAAGTCTTTTCGTGGCGCCTAGTCGCGGTAATCTTACTTATATTCTCAGGGGTGGTCTTAATGGTGGCGACCGAGGCACATTTTGTGCTGGAAGGTCTAATTCTCGTACTGAGTGCGAGTGCACTTGGGGGTCTTCGCTGGAGTCTTACCCAAGTGCTTTTGAAAAGTAAAAACATGGGATTTGACAATCCAGCGGCGACAATTTTCTGGCTTGCACCTTCGATGGGGATTACTCTAGGAATATCCAGCGCTATTCTGGAAGACTGGTCAAGCATCTTCCGCAGCAAATTTTTTGAAGGCACGATTCGGACATTGGGGACACTATTTTTCCTGACGACACCAGGGGCCATAGCATTTTGCATGGTGCTGAGCGAGTTCTA CATTTTGCAACGCGCAGGAGTGGTGCCTATGTCAATAGCTGGCATTGCAAAAGAAGTTTCAACAATCTTGATCTCTGCCTGGTTCTTTGGGGACAAACTTACATTGATTAATGCCATCGGTGTCGCGATTACGGTGTGCG GGATCGGACTGTTCACGCACCATAAATATCGCAAGTCTCTGGACTCTACAGTTCCCTTGGATGCTCATGGCAACCCGATTGTCGAGCTGGATGACGCGCTATTGCTGCCTGATGAGAATGAAGGGTACAGACCAGTTGAAGAAAGCATCGGATTGACTTTGACACGTGAAGGGAACGATGTGGACTACGAG GGGGACGAGAGGAGCGACGGCCTGGTAGAGAGACCGGAGGACaatgaagctgaagaacGGCACCCGCTGGTGGCTCCTGAGTTTCAGAGGGACTCCGGGTACACCGGCGAGACCAGACGAGGCCGAAATGATCTAGAACAGGCAATACAAGCGGAGGATAGAAAGGGATGGGATGGATAG